From Haloarcula sp. CBA1127, a single genomic window includes:
- a CDS encoding MFS transporter has translation MVLGTDTRVLTLAFARMADALGNSFLIIVLPLYIASGQVSLAGIAGQQVLGFTLQTETLIGLVLSLFGLLNSFGQPFTGRLSDRTGKRRVFVLTGLVLFAIGSAAYPFLSSYWAVLAARAFQGLGAAFTIPATVALVNDYAASDAERGGNFGVFNTFRLIGFGFGPIIAGVVITGGLAANDVVTYRVAGTAISGFTAAFAIAVLGAVVSLALVWALIRDPPFEAEAGKDLSIAILDRDGEGLDSVFVLGVGTFMMASTIALFATLEGPVRMRLDESTLFFSVQFAAVVIANVVFQVPIGRASDRFGRRPFIVAGFVILVPSVFAQGIVTGPWLMLLARFIQGIAVALVFAPSLALAGDLAGARGSGTTLSVLTMAFGLGVAIGPLASGLLYNFGSFSTPFTAGAALAFVGLVLTYTQVEETLDLGQESDQPAPQD, from the coding sequence ATGGTCCTCGGCACTGATACGCGAGTCCTGACGCTCGCGTTCGCCCGGATGGCGGACGCGCTGGGAAACTCGTTTCTCATCATCGTTCTCCCCCTGTACATTGCCAGCGGACAGGTGTCGCTCGCCGGTATCGCCGGCCAGCAGGTACTCGGCTTCACGCTTCAGACGGAGACGCTTATCGGGCTGGTGCTCTCCCTGTTCGGTCTGCTGAACAGCTTCGGCCAGCCGTTTACCGGGCGGCTCTCGGACCGGACCGGCAAGCGCCGGGTTTTCGTTCTCACCGGCCTGGTACTGTTCGCTATCGGAAGCGCGGCCTACCCGTTCCTCTCTTCGTACTGGGCGGTCCTCGCTGCGCGGGCGTTTCAGGGCCTTGGTGCAGCGTTTACGATTCCGGCGACGGTCGCGCTGGTCAACGATTACGCCGCAAGTGACGCCGAGCGGGGCGGGAACTTCGGCGTGTTCAACACCTTCCGGCTCATCGGCTTCGGCTTCGGGCCGATAATCGCCGGCGTCGTCATCACCGGCGGACTCGCCGCGAACGACGTGGTGACCTACCGGGTTGCCGGCACTGCTATCTCCGGCTTCACCGCCGCCTTCGCTATCGCCGTGTTGGGCGCTGTTGTGAGCCTTGCCCTCGTGTGGGCGCTGATCAGGGACCCGCCGTTCGAGGCAGAGGCGGGCAAGGACCTCTCGATAGCGATTCTGGACCGAGACGGCGAGGGGCTGGATTCGGTGTTCGTCCTCGGCGTCGGCACGTTCATGATGGCGTCCACTATCGCGCTGTTTGCCACACTTGAAGGCCCGGTTCGAATGCGGCTGGACGAGTCGACCCTGTTTTTCAGCGTCCAGTTCGCCGCCGTCGTCATCGCGAACGTCGTCTTTCAGGTGCCCATCGGGCGGGCGAGCGACCGGTTTGGACGCCGGCCGTTCATCGTCGCCGGGTTCGTCATCCTCGTCCCGTCGGTGTTCGCACAGGGTATCGTGACAGGCCCGTGGCTCATGCTTCTGGCGCGGTTCATTCAGGGCATCGCCGTTGCACTGGTGTTTGCCCCGTCGCTCGCTCTTGCCGGTGACCTGGCCGGTGCCCGCGGGTCCGGAACGACGCTGTCTGTCCTGACGATGGCATTCGGTCTCGGCGTCGCTATCGGGCCGCTGGCGTCGGGCCTGCTGTACAACTTTGGGTCGTTCAGTACGCCCTTCACCGCGGGTGCCGCGCTCGCGTTCGTCGGACTTGTCCTGACGTACACGCAGGTCGAGGAGACGCTAGACCTCGGACAGGAGTCGGACCAGCCGGCACCGCAGGACTGA